The proteins below are encoded in one region of Mauremys reevesii isolate NIE-2019 linkage group 15, ASM1616193v1, whole genome shotgun sequence:
- the LOC120383279 gene encoding ankyrin repeat domain-containing protein 40-like isoform X3: MSLDIELIRRTCLHWACKRNHAEVVSCLIDAGADKEILTAKGELAAQLTSKKEIRKIMGVEENEFQEVEDLNLPIVANYLANPPFPYVYTKENSSIPSISTASQNESTSVSSVSPCETSPCSSATQAKSICTPTSSHSEDGFPVAHSKEGQPTPSADMVPEYPKPRVQNGSICQPSMSHNRGLFSPVASKQPVPQQQDGSHTGAAPTFQPLFFTGTFPYNMQELVLKVRIQNLRENDFIEIELDRQELTYQDLLRVSCCELGVNQEQVEKIRKLPNTLVRKDKDVARLQDFQELELVLMKSDNSPFRNAASTLTERSCYNSKASKLTY, encoded by the exons ATGTCACTTGACATTGAGCTAATCAGAAG GACTTGTTTGCACTGGGCATGCAAACGGAATCATGCTGAAGTGGTCTCTTGCCTGATTGATGCTGGTGCTGATAAGGAGATTCTCACAGCTAAAGGAGAACTGGCAGCCCAGTTAACgtcaaagaaagaaatcaggAAGATTATGGGAG TGGAGGAAAATGAATTTCAAGAAGTGGAAGACTTAAACTTGCCAATTGTTGCAAACTACTTGGCCAATCCACCCTTCCCTTATGTTTACACTAAAGAAAACAGCAGCATTCCATCCATTTCAACAGCATCCCAGAATGAAAGCACGTCCGTCTCTTCTGTTTCTCCGTGTGAAACTAGTCCTTGTTCATCAGCAACTCAGGCCAAAAGCATTTGCACACCCACGTCATCACACAGCGAAGATGGTTTTCCTGTGGCACACTCTAAGGAAGgccagcccaccccatcagcaGACATGGTGCCAGAATATCCAAAACCTAGAGTCCAGAATGGCTCCATTTGTCAGCCATCCATGTCGCATAATAGAGGCCTCTTTTCTCCAGTAGCATCTAAACAGCCTGTACCTCAGCAACAGGATGGCTCTCATACtggggctgcaccgacatttcagCCACTTTTCTTCACTGGAACTTTTCCATATAATATGCAAG aaCTGGTGCTTAAGGTAAGAATTCAGAACCTTAGGGAAAATGACTTCATTGAGATTGAATTAGACAGACAAGAACTGACCTATCAGGATCTACTCAGAGTCAGTTGCTGTGAATTGGGTGTTAATCAAGAGCAAGTGGAGAAGATTAGAAAGTTACCAAATACGTTGGTAAGAAAG GACAAAGATGTTGCAAGACTTCAGGATTTTCAAGAACTGGAGCTGGTTCTAATGAAAAGTGACAACTCTCCTTTTAGAAATGCTGCGTCAACACTGACGGAGAGGTCTTGCTACAATAGTAAAGCATCAAAGCTGACTTACTGA
- the LOC120383279 gene encoding ankyrin repeat domain-containing protein 40-like isoform X4: MGVEENEFQEVEDLNLPIVANYLANPPFPYVYTKENSSIPSISTASQNESTSVSSVSPCETSPCSSATQAKSICTPTSSHSEDGFPVAHSKEGQPTPSADMVPEYPKPRVQNGSICQPSMSHNRGLFSPVASKQPVPQQQDGSHTGAAPTFQPLFFTGTFPYNMQELVLKVRIQNLRENDFIEIELDRQELTYQDLLRVSCCELGVNQEQVEKIRKLPNTLVRKDKDVARLQDFQELELVLMKSDNSPFRNAASTLTERSCYNSKASKLTY, from the exons ATGGGAG TGGAGGAAAATGAATTTCAAGAAGTGGAAGACTTAAACTTGCCAATTGTTGCAAACTACTTGGCCAATCCACCCTTCCCTTATGTTTACACTAAAGAAAACAGCAGCATTCCATCCATTTCAACAGCATCCCAGAATGAAAGCACGTCCGTCTCTTCTGTTTCTCCGTGTGAAACTAGTCCTTGTTCATCAGCAACTCAGGCCAAAAGCATTTGCACACCCACGTCATCACACAGCGAAGATGGTTTTCCTGTGGCACACTCTAAGGAAGgccagcccaccccatcagcaGACATGGTGCCAGAATATCCAAAACCTAGAGTCCAGAATGGCTCCATTTGTCAGCCATCCATGTCGCATAATAGAGGCCTCTTTTCTCCAGTAGCATCTAAACAGCCTGTACCTCAGCAACAGGATGGCTCTCATACtggggctgcaccgacatttcagCCACTTTTCTTCACTGGAACTTTTCCATATAATATGCAAG aaCTGGTGCTTAAGGTAAGAATTCAGAACCTTAGGGAAAATGACTTCATTGAGATTGAATTAGACAGACAAGAACTGACCTATCAGGATCTACTCAGAGTCAGTTGCTGTGAATTGGGTGTTAATCAAGAGCAAGTGGAGAAGATTAGAAAGTTACCAAATACGTTGGTAAGAAAG GACAAAGATGTTGCAAGACTTCAGGATTTTCAAGAACTGGAGCTGGTTCTAATGAAAAGTGACAACTCTCCTTTTAGAAATGCTGCGTCAACACTGACGGAGAGGTCTTGCTACAATAGTAAAGCATCAAAGCTGACTTACTGA
- the LOC120383279 gene encoding ankyrin repeat domain-containing protein 40-like isoform X2 produces the protein MPFWKICFNQTNWTQNLAEIEWPVIHRTCLHWACKRNHAEVVSCLIDAGADKEILTAKGELAAQLTSKKEIRKIMGVEENEFQEVEDLNLPIVANYLANPPFPYVYTKENSSIPSISTASQNESTSVSSVSPCETSPCSSATQAKSICTPTSSHSEDGFPVAHSKEGQPTPSADMVPEYPKPRVQNGSICQPSMSHNRGLFSPVASKQPVPQQQDGSHTGAAPTFQPLFFTGTFPYNMQELVLKVRIQNLRENDFIEIELDRQELTYQDLLRVSCCELGVNQEQVEKIRKLPNTLVRKDKDVARLQDFQELELVLMKSDNSPFRNAASTLTERSCYNSKASKLTY, from the exons atgcctttctggaagatttgCTTTAATCAAACAAATTGGACTCAGAACCTGGCTGAAATTgaatggcctgtgatacacag GACTTGTTTGCACTGGGCATGCAAACGGAATCATGCTGAAGTGGTCTCTTGCCTGATTGATGCTGGTGCTGATAAGGAGATTCTCACAGCTAAAGGAGAACTGGCAGCCCAGTTAACgtcaaagaaagaaatcaggAAGATTATGGGAG TGGAGGAAAATGAATTTCAAGAAGTGGAAGACTTAAACTTGCCAATTGTTGCAAACTACTTGGCCAATCCACCCTTCCCTTATGTTTACACTAAAGAAAACAGCAGCATTCCATCCATTTCAACAGCATCCCAGAATGAAAGCACGTCCGTCTCTTCTGTTTCTCCGTGTGAAACTAGTCCTTGTTCATCAGCAACTCAGGCCAAAAGCATTTGCACACCCACGTCATCACACAGCGAAGATGGTTTTCCTGTGGCACACTCTAAGGAAGgccagcccaccccatcagcaGACATGGTGCCAGAATATCCAAAACCTAGAGTCCAGAATGGCTCCATTTGTCAGCCATCCATGTCGCATAATAGAGGCCTCTTTTCTCCAGTAGCATCTAAACAGCCTGTACCTCAGCAACAGGATGGCTCTCATACtggggctgcaccgacatttcagCCACTTTTCTTCACTGGAACTTTTCCATATAATATGCAAG aaCTGGTGCTTAAGGTAAGAATTCAGAACCTTAGGGAAAATGACTTCATTGAGATTGAATTAGACAGACAAGAACTGACCTATCAGGATCTACTCAGAGTCAGTTGCTGTGAATTGGGTGTTAATCAAGAGCAAGTGGAGAAGATTAGAAAGTTACCAAATACGTTGGTAAGAAAG GACAAAGATGTTGCAAGACTTCAGGATTTTCAAGAACTGGAGCTGGTTCTAATGAAAAGTGACAACTCTCCTTTTAGAAATGCTGCGTCAACACTGACGGAGAGGTCTTGCTACAATAGTAAAGCATCAAAGCTGACTTACTGA
- the LOC120383279 gene encoding ankyrin repeat domain-containing protein 40-like isoform X1: protein MSGPREERERHERLREAAALGDLEEVRRLLQRGADVNSPNEVNGWTCLHWACKRNHAEVVSCLIDAGADKEILTAKGELAAQLTSKKEIRKIMGVEENEFQEVEDLNLPIVANYLANPPFPYVYTKENSSIPSISTASQNESTSVSSVSPCETSPCSSATQAKSICTPTSSHSEDGFPVAHSKEGQPTPSADMVPEYPKPRVQNGSICQPSMSHNRGLFSPVASKQPVPQQQDGSHTGAAPTFQPLFFTGTFPYNMQELVLKVRIQNLRENDFIEIELDRQELTYQDLLRVSCCELGVNQEQVEKIRKLPNTLVRKDKDVARLQDFQELELVLMKSDNSPFRNAASTLTERSCYNSKASKLTY from the exons ATGAGCGGCCCCCGGGAGGAGCGGGAGCGGCACGagaggctgcgggaagcggccGCTCTGGGGGACCTGGAGGAGGTTCGGCGCCTGCTGCAGAGAGGGGCCGACGTCAACTCCCCCAATGAGGTCAACGGCTG GACTTGTTTGCACTGGGCATGCAAACGGAATCATGCTGAAGTGGTCTCTTGCCTGATTGATGCTGGTGCTGATAAGGAGATTCTCACAGCTAAAGGAGAACTGGCAGCCCAGTTAACgtcaaagaaagaaatcaggAAGATTATGGGAG TGGAGGAAAATGAATTTCAAGAAGTGGAAGACTTAAACTTGCCAATTGTTGCAAACTACTTGGCCAATCCACCCTTCCCTTATGTTTACACTAAAGAAAACAGCAGCATTCCATCCATTTCAACAGCATCCCAGAATGAAAGCACGTCCGTCTCTTCTGTTTCTCCGTGTGAAACTAGTCCTTGTTCATCAGCAACTCAGGCCAAAAGCATTTGCACACCCACGTCATCACACAGCGAAGATGGTTTTCCTGTGGCACACTCTAAGGAAGgccagcccaccccatcagcaGACATGGTGCCAGAATATCCAAAACCTAGAGTCCAGAATGGCTCCATTTGTCAGCCATCCATGTCGCATAATAGAGGCCTCTTTTCTCCAGTAGCATCTAAACAGCCTGTACCTCAGCAACAGGATGGCTCTCATACtggggctgcaccgacatttcagCCACTTTTCTTCACTGGAACTTTTCCATATAATATGCAAG aaCTGGTGCTTAAGGTAAGAATTCAGAACCTTAGGGAAAATGACTTCATTGAGATTGAATTAGACAGACAAGAACTGACCTATCAGGATCTACTCAGAGTCAGTTGCTGTGAATTGGGTGTTAATCAAGAGCAAGTGGAGAAGATTAGAAAGTTACCAAATACGTTGGTAAGAAAG GACAAAGATGTTGCAAGACTTCAGGATTTTCAAGAACTGGAGCTGGTTCTAATGAAAAGTGACAACTCTCCTTTTAGAAATGCTGCGTCAACACTGACGGAGAGGTCTTGCTACAATAGTAAAGCATCAAAGCTGACTTACTGA